In a single window of the Arachis hypogaea cultivar Tifrunner chromosome 6, arahy.Tifrunner.gnm2.J5K5, whole genome shotgun sequence genome:
- the LOC114924087 gene encoding uncharacterized protein produces METEELTINNTRQAFYQASLNNNNGGLRTLINTLNLSRVSFSFSPFGETPLHIAAVLGNLELCEILLSKEPSLATEVDSEHGRCPLHLASAEGHTKIVKALVMENSDTCNHLEALKFIVESVHGAKQLLYAIDKDGNTLLHLAVSLRQIKIIRYLLLLAEIRTAAKAMNRKGLTALEVLDHCPRDFISLTIEHILIESRIQRLRDIPIFIPQQPEHSSPHLYQEQEESHEQLSSKWKKWENFYTKYLQYQGNWIEETRGTLMVVATVIATLSPPGGVWQENTRNGGHSCKSYGVCEAGTAVVGYVWSEDYVTFMFFNTISFFASLCVVLILISGFPLKNKVVMWVLTIDMTIAVSFMLLTYLWALGLVAPDHLYYRFYKIGFLLGGSWCIILLGVALIQTARLVFCIKKRNIIRVKY; encoded by the exons ATGGAGACAGAAGAGTTAACTATTAATAATACAAGGCAGGCATTCTATCAAGCATCATtgaataacaacaatggtggctTAAGAACCTTAATAAACACCTTGAATCTGAGCAGAGTTTCATTTTCATTCTCTCCATTCGGAGAAACCCCATTACACATAGCAGCTGTGCTTGGAAATCTGGAGTTATGTGAGATTCTTCTAAGCAAGGAACCAAGTTTAGCGACGGAAGTGGACTCAGAACACGGACGTTGTCCTCTTCATCTTGCTTCAGCTGAAGGACACACTAAGATAGTGAAAGCTCTGGTTATGGAGAATTCAGACAC GTGTAATCACCTTGAGGCCTTGAAATTCATAGTGGAATCAGTGCATGGAGCCAAACAGCTCCTATATGCCATTGATAAAGATGGTAACACACTTCTGCATTTAGCAGTGAGTCTTCGCCAAATTAAG ATCATAAGATACTTACTTTTGCTAGCCGAGATTAGAACAGCAGCAAAAGCTATGAACAGGAAGGGTCTAACAGCTTTGGAAGTATTGGATCATTGTCCAAGAGATTTCATAAGCCTCACCATTGAACACATTCTAATTGAATCCAGAATTCAAAGGCTAAGAGACATACCAATTTTTATTCCACAACAACCAGAGCACTCATCACCACATCTTTACCAAGAGCAAGAAGAATCACATGAACAACTAAGCAGTAAATGGAAAAAATGGGAGAATTTCTACACAAAATATCTACAATACCAAGGAAATTGGATAGAAGAGACACGTGGCACACTCATGGTGGTGGCAACTGTGATAGCAACACTAAGTCCACCAGGAGGGGTATGGCAAGAAAATACAAGAAATGGAGGGCATAGCTGCAAATCCTATGGTGTGTGTGAAGCAGGAACTGCAGTTGTAGGGTATGTTTGGTCAGAGGACTATGTGACATTCATGTTCTTCAACACTATATCTTTCTTTGCATCACTTTGTGTGGTGCTGATTCTCATTAGTGGGTTCCCACTTAAGAACAAGGTCGTAATGTGGGTTTTGACCATTGACATGACCATTGCTGTAAGCTTCATGCTTTTGACATATCTGTGGGCATTGGGTTTGGTGGCACCTGATCATCTTTATTatagattttataaaattggatttcttcTTGGGGGTTCTTGGTGTATCATACTCTTAGGTGTTGCTTTGATTCAAACAGCTCGCTTAGTCTTTTGCATTAAGAAGAGGAACATAattagggtaaagtattaa